Part of the Polyangiaceae bacterium genome, CAGCGTGGTGCTCTTGCCGGCGCCGTTCGGCCCGAGCAGGCCGAAGAGCTCTCCCTGCCTCACCTCGAGGTCGAGGGCATCGACAGCGACGAAGTCGCCGTAGCGAACGCTGAGCGCCTCGAGCCGGAGCGCCGGAGTCACGCCCGCTTGGACTTCTTGCGCGGCCGGACTTCCTCTTCCTCTTCGTCCTCGTCCGCTTCGTCGGCGTCGTCGCCCTCGTCCTCTTCCACGACGGGGCGCTTCGACTTGAGCTTCTTGGTGGAGTCGCCCTTCTTCAGGCGCTTGGGCTCGTCGCTCGCTTCCTTCTCTTCACCCTCGCCCCCCTCGATGCCCTTCTTGAAGTTGCGGATGCCCTGACCGAGTCCCTTGCCCACCTCGGACAGCCGCTTGGGCCCGAAGACGAGCAGGAGGATGACGATGACGACGATCCAGTGGACGAGGCTGAATGAACCCATGAAGCGGGTCCGGTCTAGCAGCGGGGCGCCGGCCTGCCAAGAGACAGGCTCGAAAGCCGCCTCAGCCGCGGCCGGCCCGGGCCAGGCGCTCCTCCGCCATCGTGTCGGCGATGAGGTGCGTGGGCTTCATGGCCCGCTGGGCGCGCTCCGCAATCTCGTAGATGGTCTCGTAGATCTTCATGACCTTGGCTCGGCTCTTGTCGGCGTCGTAGCCCTCGAGCTCGGTCGCGACGTTGATCAGGCCGCCGGCGTTGATGGCGTAGTCGGGGGCGTAGAGGATGCCCCGCTGCATCAGGTCGTCTCCGTGGCGGGGCTCGGCCAGCTGGTTGTTGGCCGCGCCAGCCACGATTTTGCAGCGCAGCTTGGGGATGGTCGTGTCGTTCAGCGCGCTGCCCAGCGCGCAGGGCGCGAGCACGTCGCACTCGGCGCCGAAGAGCGTGTCGAGCCCGACGATGTCGGCGCCGAACTCGCGCGCCGCGCGCTCGCTCTTGAGCGGATCGACGTCCGCGACCGTCAGCTTCGCGCCCAGCGAGTGGAGCTCCTTGCACAAGTAGTAGCCGACGTGGCCGATGCCCTGCACCGCGACGTGTAGGCCCTTGATGTCGTCGCGCTTCATCACGAACTTCACCGCCGCCTCGATGCCGCGCCGCACGCCGAGCGCCGTGAACGGGCTGGGGTCGCCGGAGCCGCCGTTCTCCGGAGCAACGCCGGTCACGTGCTTGGTCGAGGTGCGGATCACCTCCATGTCCTCGAGGCTCGTGCCGCTGTCCTCCGCGGTGATGTAGTGCCCGGCCAGCTCGTCCACGAAGGTCCCGAAGGCGCGGAACAGTGCGCCGCGGTTGAAGTCCGTCCGGGGCTTGATGATCACGCTCTTGCCACCGCCGAGGGAGAGCCCCGTGATCGCCGCCTTGTAGGTCATGCCGCGCGCCAGGCGCAGCGCGTCCACGATCGCGGCTTCCTCGTCGTCGTAGTGGATGAAGCGGCAGCCGCCGAGCGAGGGGCCGAGCCGCGTGTCGTGCACGGCGATGATGGCGTTCATGCCCGTGCCGGCGTCGCGCTTCAGGTGGAGCTGGCCGTAGCCATATTGCGAGAGCAGATCGAAAACGCCCATGATTTTGCCTCCGTCGAAGCGACGCGGGAGCCTAGCAAGAACCCCCTGCGAGCCGGCCGGGATTCGTCTGACGCTGGATTTTCGCGCGCACGAGCTTCGCCTTCGCGGCTATCTTCGGCGCATGCGCGTTCCCGGACTGGCCGTGGTTCTCCTCGCAGCGGTCGGCTCGGCGGGCTGCTTTCCAGACTACGAAGTCGGGGGAGGCAGCGGTGGCAATGGCGGTGGACCCGTGTACATCGGCGTGACCGGCGCGACCTTCGAAGACGACCTGGGCTCGGATCAGTTCCGGGTGCGTTTCACCAACTCCTTCC contains:
- the tatA gene encoding twin-arginine translocase TatA/TatE family subunit, producing the protein MGSFSLVHWIVVIVILLLVFGPKRLSEVGKGLGQGIRNFKKGIEGGEGEEKEASDEPKRLKKGDSTKKLKSKRPVVEEDEGDDADEADEDEEEEEVRPRKKSKRA
- a CDS encoding Glu/Leu/Phe/Val dehydrogenase, with the translated sequence MGVFDLLSQYGYGQLHLKRDAGTGMNAIIAVHDTRLGPSLGGCRFIHYDDEEAAIVDALRLARGMTYKAAITGLSLGGGKSVIIKPRTDFNRGALFRAFGTFVDELAGHYITAEDSGTSLEDMEVIRTSTKHVTGVAPENGGSGDPSPFTALGVRRGIEAAVKFVMKRDDIKGLHVAVQGIGHVGYYLCKELHSLGAKLTVADVDPLKSERAAREFGADIVGLDTLFGAECDVLAPCALGSALNDTTIPKLRCKIVAGAANNQLAEPRHGDDLMQRGILYAPDYAINAGGLINVATELEGYDADKSRAKVMKIYETIYEIAERAQRAMKPTHLIADTMAEERLARAGRG